DNA from Solanum stenotomum isolate F172 chromosome 3, ASM1918654v1, whole genome shotgun sequence:
tgataTGACCaacttatgatttttaatttttactagcttataagttatttttaaaaagtcaatccaaacacgaGTCTGCAAAAAATGGAACAGGTAACTCTCGAATAACACACGACATTTGCAAAAACTAAAATCCTTAAAATCATTAGAGGAACATGAAactttttagtaaaaaaaaaaaaaacggaaatagtcaataaatttttattctatcttttgcagaaaaataaagtaaaacaagCAAAAATAATGGCAATATAGACTATAGTAATACCTGACAAACATGGGAATGAGTATTTGACATCTTGTTATAACATGGTTtgcaatttcttcttcttctacgtggcataataattaattagtaatcataaataatatatttaattaaactaAATATAATTAACTCACCAATATTTTCGTCATAATCTTGCTTTGGATTTACAGTAGCAAACATAGCCAGTCCTCAAACTTTTCTGTTCCAAAAAATATGATCTTCACAGGTATTTTATACTGCTCTTTTTTATATCTTTAGAATGAAtgtaaaacgaaaaaaaaattctaaaagggGGGATGAATTTATTTTCATTCATAATAAATATGACGGGAAATTTGTAAAGTTCAAGGAAATTAGAAGTGTAATAGTCGCACAATCATTTTAAAGGGCCAACGTCAACCGAGGCCGAATTTATAGAGAAATGATATTTACGAATACGGGGTAgctataaaatatttgtttttacttattaaatattatattgtaaTGTAAATAATTGGTTACACAGTTAGTTAGGTAGTTAGTCTGTCAGAGTTAGTTATTCCACTGTGCAGTTAGATTAGATGCTTTCCACTTTTATTTCTGATGTATATAAAGACTACATTGATCAATAGAATGGCTAAGCTTCATTTTCCACATATCAATTTTCTCCCCTGTTCTTCTGTTCTCTAGAAGCTTCCATTGTTACTTCCATTGTTGCTCAACTTAGAGCTTATACTGCTTGTGTTTCACAATTTCTCATTACTAACTCAAAATATGTCtcgaaatacttttttttttttttatgtctcgAAATACTTCTATCATTTTAGAATTTCAAgataaaattgattatttttttctcattttatctatagtaataattattcttGAAGACGGCAAACATCTCAATTATGACACAAGTAGAATATATTCAATGAAGAAAATTAATATGTTAAGAGCTTGTTTCGCAGTGCCACTAAAAATTATCTATTTTGAagatacttttttaaaaaaatatttttttagaaaaattctttagaaaaaaacaatttgtgttGGCTAATTGTAACAAACTCAATTCCCAGCAAAACTCATAGATGCATTCCAATTACACAATAGGGATACCATAGAAATTCTGATAATTAACAATAGTTACCGGACTGAATTATAAAATagtaagaactagaaagagaTGAGAAACTAGATCCTTAAAAAGGGGACGAGGGAATATAGTTTCTTTGTAACAATTTGCATAAACGGTTTCTTCTCATCCGTCGTCTTTTTAACTAGTTGTTAATTGGGCCTGAGTCCCAAATCAGCCTTTACAAAGGCTTTCTAGTTTTGTTGCTTCTTCTCAGCCCAATAACTAGTTGTGTGACATCTATATAGATATTGACATTGGACCGAGGCTGGTTCATAAcactaattcatttgaaaaatgttttaataagCATATTGTGtttaactaaattttttttaaaagtatttttgagattcaaattatagagaaaaaaagTATCTATGCACTTCTAATATTAACAGTTCTGCATGAATATAATTTAAGttttttcatgttattttaATTCATAATCTAAACTTTTAAATACAAAGAGAtccttaataatattttctgtgatatattcaatctttctttttttatgttaGGAGAATAAGTAGGGAAGTTTATCTACACTCAAAAGGGGATGTAAAGAGTGCATACGGGTTCATCGGAACTTAGtagtttaaattaaaattttatttatgtattaaaaatattagtaaatgTGTAGAAAATAATTGATTTCGAACTTAGGAATCAAATGAAttgtaataaatttttaaaatttgaactcataaattttaaatcctAATTCAACTTATGTTATACGATTAGAAAATAAGAGTAattgagaaagacaaaagatGAAAACTTATTCAAACAACGTTTGCGTCCTTCAACTTACAATGAAACCATGTACGACTCATGTAATACAATTAAAAGCTCTGTGATGTtcatacttttaaaaatattttgcagTATTCATGTCATATTTTTCGAAAATGGACTATAACTTCTGAAGAATCTAACACGTATTTAGAGTTTACGAGTTTCAATTATGACCTCAATTAGTTAAtaaacaataatattgaattcacaaacaaataattttagatATCTCGTAGATTTTTAACATATGTGTAGAGTAtggataaatttttttgagtttattgaGTTCACGTAAATGACATCACCTCACCGTGTTTTTAATAAGTACTAGCCACATAGATCAAAAAGTGCACTTATCTATTCGTTTGCGTTAGAAAATTGCCAAAGTGCTATTAGTTCGAAAAAGACCGCTAAAACTTAtcacaaaatcaaatttcaaaaaccaTAAGATAagataattagttttaaaattccCTATTTAATCTCATACAGTTTACAGCAGACAGTCCTTCtttctttgaagaaaaaaaaactaactttttcaaagttttaaaaCTATAGAAACCCCACAATCCAAAAGCAAAAAATTGTCTCAATACTGAAAAAAGCAAAAATCATCATAATGAAAAGATCAAACAGAGCACTTTACCAACAGTTAAtcaatcttgaaaaagattgggACAATTTTAAGAGATCCAATGAATTACtaaatttttctcaaatttctgAAAAATCAGACTCTTCTAGTACTACTACTACATTAGACttttttaaacttcttgaaaagtCACCAAGAAGTTTAATGTCATCACTACAAAACAACGAATCTCCGTTCGAAGAAGAAGGGGTTAATTGGAAAGtactaaagaagaagaatgatttagttgttgaagaaataataaatgaCAGAAGAACTGCATTAGCCAGTGGTAAACTTAAAGGTAGACGCCTTTTCGGAGAAATTAGTGATGAGAAAAGTTCAATTACTACTGATACTACTACTTCACAAGAAGTAATCAGTGAAGATGAAATATGCAGTGATCGTATTGTTTTACATGAAAAAATGGATAACAATGAGAATGTTGTTGGTGATTCTTTGATATCTGGttcatcaatttcttctttttcgaCTGAAAAAGTATCAAAAGAAGGCGAAATTAGGATGATTGAAGGCAATCACAGAGCACCAGTAAATCTGCTGGAACGGAAGGAGAGGCGTTATAGGACTTGTTTATGGTTGCTTGTTATGGTTACTTTTGCAATCACTGTATCGGTGTTCACACGAGGCATTTGTTTGATGGTAGGAAAGCAAGTAGAAGAAGTTGTTCTAGTCCCAACCTGAGcttttgtgattgtggttggtTTTCAATTTTTCGATTTGTTATGAATACGATGAATGATGAGTCTATCTTGTTAAACTTGCACATTTTGTTGTTTtgagtttttgtgatatttcaATTTGTTAGTATGAAATAATGATACTATATCAATGCCAGGAGATAAAAAGGAAATACGATGTTTATTTCTTATGCAAGCAGAAGAAGCAAGCATATATATTGCAACAATTAACATGTTGCTGCAGACAAGGGTAACTCAATAGTCTAGTACACTGAGTCACTAACTAGGAAATGATAAAAACAGAACTGAATGAAATATCGTTTCAAGATTGATtcatcatgaaatgaaatgaactAGGCAACTAAGCAGTCCCGTTCTTGACTTTGGCTGGTGCGTTGAATTCTTCCCAGGCCTCAATCCAGGTGACCATAGCATCAGCAAGGTTGTTGAAATAGGGATCAACTGGACCAAGCTTTTCCTTTGCCTGCTTAGCGAGCTCGAGATAGCATTCTTGAGCATTGGTGCATTTCTTTGGTAAGATCACAGATTGGAAGAAGGGAATCATCTCTTCTTGCCAGAACAGCCCGTTGTATTCCTTCTTCAGGTTCACAAACGGATTGCTAGCCTTGCTGTGCCATAAGTATGGCAGCCCTGTCTTCACACCATAGCCCAAATGATCACACACCACCTGCATTTCAAACACTCCGCGTTTAAAGCAAAAGTGGATGACTGTCTCAACACATTTAAACAAATCAAGAAACAGATTATCAATCATACTTTGGTACACCAGCCAGCCCACATATCATCATATCTGCCAAGAGGCTGGCCATCACCCATAATCCCAAAGTACATAGCAGCACCGATAAGTTCTCTGTTAAACGCAAGGTTCATAGCACACATGGGATAGAGAGTCCCTTTGGGGATTGTCAACACAGCATCCACATACCTGTTTGAACCAACACTAGGAAAGTTATGATTATTGAGCAAAAAATATGTGTCAAATGTTTTTTACCACATAAAGTAGAAGCTATAATGAACTAACCTAGTGTTACGATCCAGAGGCTTGACAAGCTGAGTGGGGGCATCATAATCAGGGATGTTAAGCCAGAGTCCATGAGAGACAGCAGTTGGCACACCTGCCCTCAAGCTAAACGGATACCCTCGAACGAAATCAGCACCTTCTCTGTATGGATCATACAGAGTGTTGAAGTAGTAGGGTGTGGATGGTTTTGTCAGATTTTCAAGATGCTTAGCCAACGCATCGATTTCTTTCCCACTTGGATCCTTAGCC
Protein-coding regions in this window:
- the LOC125860872 gene encoding probable UDP-arabinopyranose mutase 1 isoform X2, with amino-acid sequence MAPTLNGEVDIVIPTIRSLNFLEDWRPFFEPYHLIIIQDGDPTKEIKVPEGFDYELYNRNDINRILGPKANCISFKDGACRCFGFLVSKKKFIYTVDDDCFVAKDPSGKEIDALAKHLENLTKPSTPYYFNTLYDPYREGADFVRGYPFSLRAGVPTAVSHGLWLNIPDYDAPTQLVKPLDRNTRYVDAVLTIPKGTLYPMCAMNLAFNRELIGAAMYFGIMGDGQPLGRYDDMWAGWCTKVVCDHLGYGVKTGLPYLWHSKASNPFVNLKKEYNGLFWQEEMIPFFQSVILPKKCTNAQECYLELAKQAKEKLGPVDPYFNNLADAMVTWIEAWEEFNAPAKVKNGTA
- the LOC125860872 gene encoding probable UDP-arabinopyranose mutase 1 isoform X1, with the translated sequence MAPTLNGEVDIVIPTIRSLNFLEDWRPFFEPYHLIIIQDGDPTKEIKVPEGFDYELYNRNDINRILGPKANCISFKDGACRCFGFLVSKKKFIYTVDDDCFVAKDPSGKEIDALAKHLENLTKPSTPYYFNTLYDPYREGADFVRGYPFSLRAGVPTAVSHGLWLNIPDYDAPTQLVKPLDRNTSVGSNRYVDAVLTIPKGTLYPMCAMNLAFNRELIGAAMYFGIMGDGQPLGRYDDMWAGWCTKVVCDHLGYGVKTGLPYLWHSKASNPFVNLKKEYNGLFWQEEMIPFFQSVILPKKCTNAQECYLELAKQAKEKLGPVDPYFNNLADAMVTWIEAWEEFNAPAKVKNGTA